A portion of the Desmodus rotundus isolate HL8 chromosome 8, HLdesRot8A.1, whole genome shotgun sequence genome contains these proteins:
- the SPCS1 gene encoding signal peptidase complex subunit 1, with the protein MERGGASGRPGLHETSASGAAAFALPGSVGSSSCVRDRSPDPRSRSPSPCSRTPSPRSRTPALYCPPSQPVMLEHLSSLPTQMDYKGQKLAEQMFQGIILFSAIVGFIYGYVAEQFGWTVYIVMAGFAFSCLLTLPPWPIYRRHPLKWLPVQDSSAEDKKPGERKIKRHAKNN; encoded by the exons ATGGAGCGGGGCGGGGCCTCGGGCCGTCCGGGTCTGCATGAGACATCCGCTTCCGGGGCTGCGGCCTTCGCACTACCCGGCTCCGTAGGCTCGTCCAGCTGTGTACGGGACCGCTCTCCAGACCCTCGGTCGCGGTCGCCGTCGCCTTGCTCCCGGACGCCCTCGCCACGCTCCAGGACGCCAGCCCTCTACTGCCCACCTTCCCAGCCAGTCATGCTGGAGCATCTGAGCTCGCTGCCCACGCAAATG GATTACAAGGGCCAGAAGCTAGCTGAACAGATGTTTCAGGGAATTATTCTTTTTTCAGCA ATAGTTGGATTTATCTACGGGTACGTGGCAGAACAGTTCGGTTGGACTGTCTATATAGTTATGGCTGGATTTGCTTTTTCGTGTTTG CTGACACTTCCTCCATGGCCCATTTATCGCCGGCACCCCCTCAAGTGGTTACCTGTTCAAGACTCAAGCGCAGAAGACAAGAAACcaggggaaagaaaaattaagaggcATGCCAAAAATAATTGA